One Hevea brasiliensis isolate MT/VB/25A 57/8 chromosome 5, ASM3005281v1, whole genome shotgun sequence genomic region harbors:
- the LOC110662079 gene encoding uncharacterized protein LOC110662079 has protein sequence MGDSLLTALSMENHHPSTLLSMDSSASSHEELDLEMNRQIILSRPPDINLPLSAERSPPPQSWNSDPCDMLDVGLGQQVYETESLLSITKVGRKCAKRVDSIWGAWFFFSFYFKPALNEKSKAKIIRDSNGVSGFDKSDLKLDVFMVQHDMENMYMWVFKERPENALGKMQLRSYMNGHSRQGERPFPFSVDKGFARSHRMQRKHYRGLSNPQCVHGIEVVPSPNLMGLDEDEKKRWMELTGRDFNFTIPPEAGDFSSWRNLPNTDFELERPTPPIKSAANSHSKKLLNGSGLNLSTQPSSHSNGDVMDLSPVSSKRRKEFFPRGRDDDCYLAVNPPSDRMAVIELHPSEPQWLHDFSGVMKNVYGPVTAAKTIYEDEEGYLIIISLPFVDLQRVKVTWRNTLTHGIIKVSGVSTSCMPFIKRHDRTFKLTDPASEHCPPGEFVREIPLSTRIPEDANIEAYYDGPGSALEILVPKLREGPEEHEVRVCFHPHLGANDLMLT, from the coding sequence ATGGGAGATTCTCTCCTCACAGCCTTGTCAATGGAGAATCATCACCCTTCCACCCTCTTGTCAATGGATTCCAGTGCCTCCTCTCACGAAGAATTGGATTTGGAGATGAATCGTCAAATCATACTTTCCCGTCCACCTGATATCAATTTACCCCTGTCAGCTGAGCGTAGTCCACCACCACAGTCATGGAATTCTGACCCATGTGATATGCTAGATGTTGGACTTGGTCAGCAGGTTTATGAGACTGAGAGTCTCCTTAGTATCACCAAAGTTGGAAGGAAATGCGCCAAGAGGGTGGATAGTATTTGGGGTGCTTGGTTTTTCTTTAGTTTTTACTTTAAACCTGCTTTGAATGAGAAATCGAAGGCCAAGATTATTCGGGACAGCAATGGAGTTTCTGGATTCGACAAATCTGATCTCAAGCTTGATGTTTTTATGGTTCAGCATGACATGGAGAACATGTACATGTGGGTTTTCAAGGAAAGGCCTGAGAATGCGTTGGGTAAGATGCAGCTAAGAAGCTACATGAATGGACATTCTCGTCAAGGGGAGCGCCCGTTTCCATTTAGTGTGGATAAGGGTTTTGCTCGATCGCACAGAATGCAGCGGAAGCATTATAGGGGACTGTCAAATCCTCAGTGTGTGCATGGGATTGAAGTTGTTCCCTCACCTAATCTCATGGGACTTGATGAGGATGAGAAGAAAAGATGGATGGAACTCACAGGCAGGGATTTCAACTTCACAATCCCACCCGAAGCCGGTGATTTCAGTTCTTGGAGAAACCTTCCAAATACAGATTTCGAGCTTGAGAGGCCAACTCCTCCAATAAAGAGTGCCGCAAATTCCCACTCAAAGAAGCTGCTTAATGGGTCTGGGCTTAATTTGTCAACTCAGCCATCCAGTCATAGCAATGGTGATGTGATGGACCTATCGCCTGTCAGCAGCAAAAGGAGGAAGGAGTTTTTCCCACGTGGAAGGGATGATGATTGTTATTTGGCTGTTAATCCTCCCTCTGATCGAATGGCAGTTATAGAACTTCACCCAAGTGAGCCACAATGGTTGCATGATTTCAGTGGTGTGATGAAAAATGTTTATGGGCCAGTAACAGCAGCAAAAACAATCTATGAGGATGAAGAAGGTTACTTGATTATTATCAGTTTGCCCTTTGTGGATCTGCAGAGGGTCAAGGTTACTTGGAGAAATACACTTACTCATGGTATAATTAAGGTATCTGGTGTGAGCACATCTTGCATGCCATTCATCAAGAGACATGATAGGACGTTCAAGCTTACAGATCCAGCTTCTGAGCATTGCCCACCAGGGGAGTTTGTTAGAGAAATCCCACTTTCGACTAGAATTCCTGAGGATGCTAACATAGAAGCCTACTATGATGGGCCAGGATCTGCATTGGAGATTCTTGTGCCAAAACTTCGTGAGGGACCAGAAGAACATGAGGTTCGTGTTTGCTTTCATCCTCACCTTGGAGCCAATGATCTTATGTTAACTTGA